From the Thermoanaerobaculia bacterium genome, the window GCAGCGAGACGGGGAGCTTCGACACGCGCGGGAAGCCGGCCTTCTCGAGCGCGCGGAGCGAGCGGATCGCGTACGGGTCTCCGGCCGCGCCGATCCGGGCGCGCGTGCCGAAACTGTCGAGGAAAGTCTTTGCGTTCTTCATCGATTCCTAGCCTATCGCAACGATCCGGACGGAGAGGATGCGAATGCACCATGCGCGCCGCCGTGCGCCCGCGGGGCGCTCCTTCGTGGAACCTTGCGCCTCCGCGATAGAATTCGACCGCTTTTCGGCGAACGAAACGAGCGAGAACGCGGGCGCCTGCCGCGTGTGGAGGAAGACGCATGAAGCGGATCACGGCGGTGTTCTGGGTGCTGGCGGCGGTCCTGGCGGTCCCCGTGTTCGGCCGCGCGCCGGCGCCGGAGGCTTCCGATCCGGCGGAGACGCCGGCGAGACCGAAGCGCGCGTTCCCGGAGGAGGCGAAGAAGACGGTCTCGGCGCAGCCCGAGGAGGAAGAGAAGCCGACGCCGGAGGAGGCCGAGGCCGAGAAGAAGGCCGGACCGTTCGCCAACCTCAAGTTCCGCTTCATCGGTCCTCCCGGCAACCGCGTGAGCGCCGTCGTCGGGGTCCCCGGCGACCCGAACGTCTATTACGCCGGGGCGGCCTCCGGCGGCGTCTGGAAGTCGATCGACGGCGGCGGCCACTGGAAGCCGGTCTTCGACAAGGAGGACGCGCAGTCGATCGGAGCGATCGCGATCGCGCCGTCGGATCCCAACGTGGTCTGGGTGGGGACGGGCGAGACGTTCATCCGGAGCAACGTGTCGCTCGGCGACGGCGTCTACAAGTCGACCGACGCCGGAAAGACCTGGAAGCACATGGGGCTCGAGAAGACCGGCCGCATCGGCCGCGTGATCATCGACCCCCATGACCCCGAGACCGTTTTCGTCGCCGCCCTCGGGACCTGCTACGGACCGCAGCCCGAACGGGGGGTGTTCCGGACGAAAAACGGCGGGAAGACGTGGGAGCGGGTGCTCTTCGTCGACGAGAACACGGGAGCTTCCGATCTCGCGATGGATCCGACGAACCCCCGGATCCTGTTTGCCGGGACGTGGCAGATCGACATCAAGACGTGGGGAAGGAAGAGCGGGGGCCCGGGGTCGGGCGTCTTCGTCTCGCGGGACGGGGGAACGACCTGGAAGCGGATCAAGAAGCACGGCCTCCCCGATCCGCCGCTCGGTAAGATCGCGGTCGCCGTCGCGGCGAGCGATCCGGACCGCGTCTACGCGCTGATCGAGACGGGCGACAAGGGGTCTTTGTGGCGCTCCGACGACGGCGGCAAGGAATGGAAGCTCGTCAACCGCAGCCGGCTCTTGAACGAGCGGCCGCACTACTACACGCGCATGCTCGTGATGCCCGACAACGCCAACGAGGTCTACTTCCCGTCGAACTCGATGGGGGTGACGTACGACGGCGGCGAGACGGCCGATCAGGTCGACTGGGCGGGCGACAACCACGACATGTGGGCGGACCCGAAGGACCCGAGCCGGATGATGATCGGAAGCGACATCGGCGTCGTGATCTCGACGACCCGCGGCAAGAAATGGAGCTGGACGCGGCTTCCGATCGCGCAGATGTACCATGTCGCGACCGACACCCGGATCCCCTACGACGTGTACGGCCAGATGCAGGACGGCGGCTCGATGCGCGGGCCGAGCCGCAACCCCGGGGGCGAGGGTATTCCCCCGGCGCTCTGGACGACGACCGCCGGCTGCGAGACGGGGTGGAACACTCCCGACCCGGTCGACCCGAACGTCGTGTGGGGCGGGTGTTATGCGGGCGTCGTCGAGCGCTGGGACGCCCGCACGGGAATGAGCCGCTCCGTGTCGGTCTGGCCCGAACGGACGATGGGGGCCAACGCCGGAGAGGTCAAGCTGCGGATGAACTGGACGTTCCCGATCGCGATCTCCCCGCACGACCACGACACAGTTTACGTCGGCAGCCAGTACGTCCACGAGACGACCGACGGGGGCGTGCACTGGAAGACGATCAGCCCGGACCTCACGACCAACGACCCGTCGATGATGGGCGACTCGGGAGGCCTCACGGTCGACAACCTCTCGGTCGAGTACGCCGGCGTCGTGTTCTCGATCGCGGAATCGCCTCTGTCGAAGGGAGAGATCTGGGCGGGTACCAACGACGGCGTCGTCCAGGTGACGCGCGACGGGGGCGCGCACTGGACGAAGGTGACGCCGCCGAAGGCGATGCTTCCCCCGAAGGGAACCGTCGAATCCGTCGAGCCGTCCCGGTTCGAGAAGGGGACCTGCTACGTCTCC encodes:
- a CDS encoding sialidase, encoding MKRITAVFWVLAAVLAVPVFGRAPAPEASDPAETPARPKRAFPEEAKKTVSAQPEEEEKPTPEEAEAEKKAGPFANLKFRFIGPPGNRVSAVVGVPGDPNVYYAGAASGGVWKSIDGGGHWKPVFDKEDAQSIGAIAIAPSDPNVVWVGTGETFIRSNVSLGDGVYKSTDAGKTWKHMGLEKTGRIGRVIIDPHDPETVFVAALGTCYGPQPERGVFRTKNGGKTWERVLFVDENTGASDLAMDPTNPRILFAGTWQIDIKTWGRKSGGPGSGVFVSRDGGTTWKRIKKHGLPDPPLGKIAVAVAASDPDRVYALIETGDKGSLWRSDDGGKEWKLVNRSRLLNERPHYYTRMLVMPDNANEVYFPSNSMGVTYDGGETADQVDWAGDNHDMWADPKDPSRMMIGSDIGVVISTTRGKKWSWTRLPIAQMYHVATDTRIPYDVYGQMQDGGSMRGPSRNPGGEGIPPALWTTTAGCETGWNTPDPVDPNVVWGGCYAGVVERWDARTGMSRSVSVWPERTMGANAGEVKLRMNWTFPIAISPHDHDTVYVGSQYVHETTDGGVHWKTISPDLTTNDPSMMGDSGGLTVDNLSVEYAGVVFSIAESPLSKGEIWAGTNDGVVQVTRDGGAHWTKVTPPKAMLPPKGTVESVEPSRFEKGTCYVSVDLHQVDDFDPFLFKTTDWGKTWKRIAGNIPKSPLSYVHVVREDPFRKGMLYAGTENGLWVSFDDGGRWIPLQGKLPHAPVYWLTVEPRFRDLVVATYGRGFWILDDVTALEKWDEPKKPEADVALFPTVPAYRFRAVSQPAYAPVGAARGKNGPDGALITYWMKKEVPKPKKKDDGEFELPEKEKPPLVAIRIYDAAGNKVRSLRGSNEKGFNRVDWDLRYDPVREVRLRATPPGNRHVREEKRFVGRDRRPVLYYGIEEAGQGPLVPPGTYTVKLDVEGSQYATTVEVRKDPNSAGTEADVEEGTKFALAIWRDTNAAAEMINRLEWGQLQIERLRKMVHAENGDASLLDQTAALAKKMASIEADLLQPTISEEDQKSFRGPLGLYLKLIWLNAEASTGAADVSGNADFGPTQPERDVFALLDGRLNETRKEFDDVFGTDVPAFNRTMEGKGIGAIMPVEEVLPEFPPAKEKKEED